A single Cryptosporangium aurantiacum DNA region contains:
- a CDS encoding NuoI/complex I 23 kDa subunit family protein, which produces MGVPGAGLAKGLAVTLRVLSRRAHTRQYPDVKPDLPPRSRGVIALLEENCTVCMLCARECPDWCIYIDSHKETVETPGAARARQRNMLDRFAIDFSLCMWCGICIEVCPFDALYWSPEFEFAEYDIRDLLHESDRLREWMWTVPPPPAHDPLGEPAKEVVAADRALAAQRAADAARDEATEIREETGTGETSL; this is translated from the coding sequence ATGGGCGTTCCGGGTGCGGGTCTCGCGAAAGGTCTGGCGGTGACGCTGCGGGTGCTGTCCCGCCGCGCGCACACCCGGCAGTATCCGGACGTCAAGCCTGACCTGCCCCCGCGCAGCCGCGGTGTGATCGCGCTGCTCGAGGAGAACTGCACGGTCTGCATGCTGTGCGCCCGGGAGTGCCCGGACTGGTGCATCTACATCGATAGTCACAAAGAAACGGTGGAGACGCCCGGAGCGGCGCGGGCCCGGCAGCGCAACATGCTCGACCGGTTCGCGATCGACTTCTCGCTCTGCATGTGGTGCGGGATCTGCATCGAGGTCTGTCCGTTCGACGCGCTCTACTGGTCGCCGGAGTTCGAGTTCGCGGAGTACGACATCCGCGACCTGCTGCACGAGTCCGATCGCCTCCGGGAGTGGATGTGGACGGTGCCGCCCCCACCCGCCCACGACCCGCTCGGCGAACCGGCCAAGGAGGTCGTCGCGGCGGACCGCGCGCTGGCCGCGCAGCGGGCCGCCGATGCGGCGCGCGACGAGGCGACGGAGATCCGCGAGGAGACCGGAACCGGCGAGACGTCACTGTGA
- a CDS encoding NADH-quinone oxidoreductase subunit J family protein → MTVTDILIAALGVVVVSAALAVVTTAHVVRAGLWLVVALGGLAGVFLVLTAELVAWVQMLVYVGAVVVLLLFAVMLTRAPIGASPDLDRARWPAIGVGVGSAAALVVLLVHAYRWSHVDLDDVPEGTAEQVGTEIFRQWVLPFEVLSVLLLAALVGAIVVSSRRSGSAGGR, encoded by the coding sequence GTGACCGTGACCGACATCCTGATCGCCGCCCTGGGCGTGGTGGTCGTCAGCGCGGCGCTCGCGGTCGTCACGACGGCCCACGTCGTGCGGGCCGGGCTCTGGCTGGTCGTCGCGCTGGGCGGGTTGGCAGGCGTCTTCCTGGTGCTCACCGCCGAGCTCGTGGCCTGGGTGCAGATGCTGGTGTACGTCGGTGCGGTGGTCGTGCTGCTGCTGTTCGCGGTCATGCTCACCCGGGCGCCGATCGGCGCGAGCCCCGATCTGGACCGCGCGCGCTGGCCCGCGATCGGCGTCGGCGTCGGCTCCGCCGCCGCGTTGGTCGTGTTGCTGGTCCACGCTTACCGCTGGTCCCACGTCGATCTGGACGACGTCCCGGAGGGCACCGCCGAGCAGGTGGGCACCGAGATCTTCCGGCAGTGGGTGCTGCCGTTCGAGGTGCTCTCGGTGTTGCTGTTGGCCGCGCTGGTGGGCGCGATCGTCGTGTCGTCGCGGCGCTCCGGTTCTGCGGGGGGCCGCTGA
- the nuoK gene encoding NADH-quinone oxidoreductase subunit NuoK, translating to MHPVVPYVLAAVLFGIGLYGVLVRRNLLLVLMAVELMLNAVNLILVTADVSTVGVPRSGSVFALFVIVLAAAEVGVGLALILQLYRLRQTVAVDRVDTGEAEPGGDR from the coding sequence ATGCATCCCGTGGTGCCGTACGTCCTCGCGGCAGTGCTGTTCGGCATCGGTCTCTACGGCGTGCTCGTCCGCCGGAACCTGCTGCTGGTGCTGATGGCGGTCGAGCTGATGCTCAATGCCGTCAACCTGATCCTGGTGACCGCCGACGTCTCGACCGTGGGCGTCCCGCGCTCCGGCAGCGTGTTCGCGCTGTTCGTGATCGTGCTGGCCGCGGCTGAGGTCGGCGTCGGACTGGCGTTGATCCTGCAGCTCTACCGCCTGCGGCAGACGGTAGCCGTGGACCGGGTCGACACCGGCGAGGCGGAGCCGGGAGGCGACCGGTGA
- the nuoH gene encoding NADH-quinone oxidoreductase subunit NuoH: MPTWLEVLLRVLAALGAFLTLPLLVGQLEHKAMAHMQGRLGPMYAGAFHGWAQLIADGVKFVQKEEIVPANADRPVFRLAPAVSLLPYLFVFLVLPLGPNGLVAQPLEIGLFLVLAVVGVGVVGVLMAAWASANKYALLGGVRGAAQLLGYELPFVLSAASVAMAAGTLSLPGIVDAWNPWWLLWQAPAAFVFFVAGLAEIRRPPFDMPIAESELVAGYFTEYTGLRFAFFLLAEYAGIVVISGLTTVLFLGGWRGPFDDAHFGWLWTLLKVFAVAFVVIWVRVSFPRLREDQLQRFCWLVLVPLALAQLALTAVVRVAL; encoded by the coding sequence ATGCCGACGTGGCTGGAAGTCCTGCTGCGGGTCCTGGCCGCGCTCGGGGCGTTCCTGACGCTGCCGCTGCTCGTCGGGCAGCTCGAGCACAAGGCGATGGCGCACATGCAGGGCCGGCTGGGCCCGATGTACGCGGGGGCGTTCCACGGCTGGGCGCAGCTGATCGCCGACGGCGTGAAGTTCGTCCAGAAGGAAGAGATCGTCCCGGCGAACGCCGACCGGCCGGTGTTCCGGCTGGCCCCAGCGGTGAGCCTGCTCCCGTACCTGTTCGTCTTCCTCGTGCTGCCGCTCGGCCCGAACGGCCTGGTCGCCCAGCCGCTGGAGATCGGATTGTTCCTGGTGCTGGCGGTGGTCGGCGTCGGGGTGGTCGGCGTGCTGATGGCCGCCTGGGCGTCGGCGAACAAGTACGCGCTGCTCGGCGGCGTCCGCGGGGCCGCCCAGCTGCTCGGCTACGAGCTGCCGTTCGTGCTGTCGGCCGCCAGCGTCGCGATGGCCGCCGGGACGCTGAGCCTGCCCGGCATCGTGGACGCCTGGAACCCGTGGTGGCTGCTCTGGCAGGCGCCCGCCGCGTTCGTGTTCTTCGTCGCCGGGCTGGCCGAGATCCGGCGTCCGCCGTTCGACATGCCGATCGCGGAGTCCGAGCTGGTCGCCGGCTACTTCACCGAGTACACCGGCCTGCGGTTCGCGTTCTTCCTGCTGGCTGAGTACGCCGGGATCGTGGTCATCTCCGGCCTCACCACCGTGCTGTTCCTCGGCGGCTGGCGCGGTCCGTTCGACGACGCGCACTTCGGCTGGCTCTGGACGCTGCTCAAGGTGTTCGCGGTCGCGTTCGTCGTGATCTGGGTCCGGGTGTCGTTCCCGCGGCTGCGTGAGGACCAGCTGCAGCGGTTCTGCTGGCTCGTGCTGGTGCCGCTCGCGCTGGCCCAGCTCGCGCTCACCGCCGTGGTCAGGGTCGCGCTCTAG